Part of the Flavobacterium alkalisoli genome is shown below.
GCGAAACTCGCTAAAAGTATAGATGAGGTAATGGTTTTTATAGATTACTGGGACACTCACCGTCATGAACTTCCGTATGAAACCGATGGTGTGGTAATAAAGGTAAACGACCTGCATCAGCAAGAAGAACTTGGCTATACTGCAAAATCGCCAAGATGGGCTATTGCTTATAAGTTTAAGGCGGAGCAGGTTTCTACAAGGCTTAACTCGATATCTTATCAGGTAGGCCGTACAGGGGCTATTACTCCGGTTGCAAACCTTGAGCCGGTACAGTTGGCAGGTACTACGGTTAAGCGTGCATCGCTGCATAATGCCGACCAGATTGAAAAACTGGATGTGCGTGTGGGTGATGAGGTTTTTGTTGAAAAAGGAGGTGAGATTATCCCTAAGATTATAGCTGTCGATTTTACCAAAAGACCTGAGGATTCTATGCCTACGGTTTATATACACCAGTGTCCGGAATGTTTTACTGAACTGGAACGTAAGGAAGGCGAAGCACAGCATTACTGCCCTAATTTTTACGGATGCCCTCCGCAAATTATAGGCAGGGTACAGCATTATATTTCGCGTAAAGCGATGGATATAGAAGGCCTGGGAGGTGAAACTGTTGCTTTACTGTATAACTCAGATCTAATTGAAAACTATGCCGACCTATACGACCTTAAAAAGGAACAGATTGTTCCGTTAGAGCGTATGGCAGATAAATCGGCAGAGAACCTTATAAACGGTATTGAAAAGTCGAAAGAGATTCCGTTTGAGCGTGTACTGTATGCTTTAGGTATACGCTATGTAGGGGAGACAGTTGCTAAAAAACTGGCAAAACATTATAAGACTATAGATAATCTTGCGGCAGCATCGTTAATGGATCTTATTCTTGTAGATGAGATAGGTGAGAGGATAGCTCAGAGTGTGGTTGATTTTTTTGCAAACGAAGAGAACCGGAAGATTATAGAACGCCTTAAAGGTTATGGTGTTCAGTTGGAAGCAGTAGCTAAAGAAGATACCACAGTGAGCGATAAGCTTGCGGGTAAAACATTAGTGGTTTCGGGAGTGTTTGAGAAATTCTCGCGCGACGAACTTAAAAAGGCTATAGAAGATAACGGCGGTAAAGTGGGTAGTTCCATTTCCTCTAAAACCGATTATGTGGTGGCGGGAGACAATATGGGGCCTGCCAAGCTGGAAAAAGCCAATAAACTGGGAGTTACCATAATAAGTGAAGACGATTTTATAGAGCTTGTAAAATAAAAAACCAAGGCGCTGAGTTATATATTCAGCGCTTTTTTTATAACCATACCTATATGCGAAACTTTATTCTCTTATGTTTATTTACGGTTTTATGTGGCTGGGGTGTAGCTATTGCTCAAGAAGGCGACGTACCAACAATTGATTTTGATGGAGAGCAATATTTAAAGTACAAAAAATCGATTGACAGTCTAAATGTCGATTTAGAATGGAAAGAAATTAGAGACGGACTTTATATTAATAAGAAAGGTGAAATAGGTTTTATTGGCATGGAGGTAGCTCCTAATGCCACTATAATAATGTATCAAACCACTTTTTGGGATGGAGAGGAAACACCTCTAAAGGCTATTGTAGATACTTTAACTTTCAGTAAGTTGGGAGGTTCTGATTTTGGCGCTTTTTATAAAGACAAGAATCATATCTATCATGCATTCGCTACTACTGATGGAGCTAATTTTTCATATTATGATGAGGCTGATTACAAAACTTTTAAAGTTTTGAATGATTCTTATGCTATAGATAAAGATCATGTTCATCATATGCGTTTTGGTTTGATGGATAAAGCTGATCCGAAGACTTTTAAATCTCTTTTTTACAAAGATCGTTACTACGCAAAGGATAAAAATAATTATTACATAGAAGACCGGGAATTGAAGGGGATGGATTTGAATATTGATGGAATAGAAGAAATAATACCCTTACTTGATAAATTATAGGCTCATGAAAAATACATTTTATTTATTGGTTTTTATTGTTGCTTTTGGGTGTAATTCAACGGGGAAGCATAAAGAAAGATTGCAAGTAACTAATGATGTCACAGACAAAATTTCCTCTGAATTAGTGGAAAGAAAAATGCTTGCAGATAGTATCAATAATGCTTTGAAATGGAAAGAAATAGCAGATGGCTTATATGTCAATAAGGATGGCGAAATAGGTATATGGTCTTTTAAATTGTTAGACCCGCCAGATTATGGTTATGTATATTATCAGATTTGTTTTAATGATGAAAATCAAACACCATTAAATGCAGTAATTGATTTGAAGACATTCAGGCTTGTGGCTGGTGATGGGTTTGGGGCTTATTATAAAGATAAAGGACATATCTATCATAGCTTTGGAACCTCAGGAGGTTCAAACTTTTCTATACAGGCAGAAGCAGATCCTTCAACATTTCAAATTATAAATGATTGCTACGCTAAAGATAAGAACCATGTTTACGAAATGCGCTTCGGGCTTATAGAAGAAGCGGACTCTAAAACTTTTAAGGTTTTAAAAGGCGATGCAGAAGATGGTTATTGTTATGCTAAAGATAAAAACAACTACTACCGTGGCAGAGATGTTTTAAAAGAGAACGATTTAAATACTCCTGAAATGAAGGAAATTGTCTCCAGGCTTAATAAATTATAGGTTTAGCTTTTCAGTAAATTTATTTGTGTAAGTATCTCAAAACCTTTTGGGTCTACATTGTCTATACTTTCTTTATCGGCTTCGTTTGCTTCATTACGAAAGTGAATAGTAATTCCTTTTTCAAAAAATTCTATAGATTCTATTTTGCTTAGCGGTATTTTATAACGGTTGCCCATTTCAGGTTGGAAATATCTTAATACAAAAAACAGAAGTACAACACCTCCTAAAAATATTCTTCCTCTTTCAAGAAGAAAAAATCCGCCAATAAGTACTGAGGCAAAAACAATAAATAAAAAGATATTATTGCCTAAAATGCGCGAACTGTTTTGTCTTTTTGTTTTAGGGCTTTTTTCTTTCAGATCGCGGGCTTCCTGCCAGTTGCCGCTATTGGTTAAGTATAGGTTTTCACTGTCTATGTTTACATAGCCCGAGCCATACTTGAAATACTGTTTTTCCATGTAATTATTGTGGTTGGTTACCGCAATATATAAATAATTACAATTACCTACACTGTAATACTCCTTCCGTTAAAGGTTTTGGAGCCATTCTCAAAGTAAAAATCAACCTGTCCTAAGTTAAGTCCGTAGCAACCAACCTGATTGATAAGTACTTCTTCGCCGTCAAGGTTTTTCTCTATGTATGGTTTTTTAAGGAAGGTATGGGTATGGCCTC
Proteins encoded:
- the ligA gene encoding NAD-dependent DNA ligase LigA codes for the protein MDILQTIQALREELNQHNYNYYVLDNPTISDFEFDIKLKELQELEAKHPEYFDEDSPTQRVGGSITKNFNTIQHEYRMYSLDNSYSKEELLEWEKRVQKGLGTEDIQYTCELKYDGASISISYENGRLVKAVTRGDGFQGDEVTNNIRTIRAVPIKLKGDYPEKFDIRGEIILPLEGFAKMNQDLIEIGETPYANPRNTASGSLKLQDSAEVARRPLDCLLYSIIGSNLPIATQFEGLEKARQWGFKVPKEAKLAKSIDEVMVFIDYWDTHRHELPYETDGVVIKVNDLHQQEELGYTAKSPRWAIAYKFKAEQVSTRLNSISYQVGRTGAITPVANLEPVQLAGTTVKRASLHNADQIEKLDVRVGDEVFVEKGGEIIPKIIAVDFTKRPEDSMPTVYIHQCPECFTELERKEGEAQHYCPNFYGCPPQIIGRVQHYISRKAMDIEGLGGETVALLYNSDLIENYADLYDLKKEQIVPLERMADKSAENLINGIEKSKEIPFERVLYALGIRYVGETVAKKLAKHYKTIDNLAAASLMDLILVDEIGERIAQSVVDFFANEENRKIIERLKGYGVQLEAVAKEDTTVSDKLAGKTLVVSGVFEKFSRDELKKAIEDNGGKVGSSISSKTDYVVAGDNMGPAKLEKANKLGVTIISEDDFIELVK
- a CDS encoding DKNYY domain-containing protein — translated: MRNFILLCLFTVLCGWGVAIAQEGDVPTIDFDGEQYLKYKKSIDSLNVDLEWKEIRDGLYINKKGEIGFIGMEVAPNATIIMYQTTFWDGEETPLKAIVDTLTFSKLGGSDFGAFYKDKNHIYHAFATTDGANFSYYDEADYKTFKVLNDSYAIDKDHVHHMRFGLMDKADPKTFKSLFYKDRYYAKDKNNYYIEDRELKGMDLNIDGIEEIIPLLDKL
- a CDS encoding DKNYY domain-containing protein, yielding MKNTFYLLVFIVAFGCNSTGKHKERLQVTNDVTDKISSELVERKMLADSINNALKWKEIADGLYVNKDGEIGIWSFKLLDPPDYGYVYYQICFNDENQTPLNAVIDLKTFRLVAGDGFGAYYKDKGHIYHSFGTSGGSNFSIQAEADPSTFQIINDCYAKDKNHVYEMRFGLIEEADSKTFKVLKGDAEDGYCYAKDKNNYYRGRDVLKENDLNTPEMKEIVSRLNKL